The following are encoded together in the Bacillus sp. V2I10 genome:
- a CDS encoding carboxypeptidase M32 has translation MKSYNEAISLMFWDLRTGAPKKAVEQRSQAIGVLSTEVFQMATSDKMRSYIDQVLQVKDEVSEIVYKAALECEKEYKLSKVIPQDEFKEYVILKSKAESVWEEAKEKSDFSLFAPYLKKLVETNKKFLEYWGYKENKYDTFLDQYEPGVTVEVLDRVFGELREHIVPLVKSITESPNQPETVFLYEPISKEKQRQISEFFLKELGYDFEAGRLDETVHPFAISLNRGDVRVTTKYAEKDFRTALFGTIHECGHAIYEQNISEKLEGTLLCDGTSMGIHESQSLFYEKFIGKNPGFWKRYYETLKQHAAGQFDDVSLDDFYRGVNESKPSLIRIEADELTYPLHIMIRYEIEKGLFNDEIEVEDLPRIWNEKYEEYLGVTPSNDGEGVLQDVHWSGGMFGYFPSYALGYMYAAQFKNAMLKDLPNFDEIVENGEFGTIKNWLTENIHQYGKMKQPLDILQDVTGEGLNAKYLIEHLETKYAKLYQLKAAK, from the coding sequence ATGAAAAGCTATAATGAAGCAATTTCTCTCATGTTCTGGGATCTTAGAACAGGGGCGCCTAAGAAAGCTGTTGAGCAGCGGTCTCAGGCAATTGGTGTCCTGTCTACAGAAGTTTTTCAAATGGCGACCTCTGATAAGATGAGATCATATATTGATCAAGTTTTACAGGTGAAAGATGAAGTTTCAGAAATTGTGTATAAAGCAGCGCTGGAGTGCGAGAAAGAATACAAGCTGAGTAAAGTGATTCCGCAGGATGAATTTAAGGAATACGTCATTCTTAAATCAAAAGCAGAATCCGTATGGGAGGAAGCAAAAGAAAAATCGGATTTCAGCTTGTTTGCACCATACTTAAAGAAGCTTGTTGAAACAAACAAAAAGTTTCTTGAATACTGGGGTTATAAAGAAAACAAATATGATACTTTCTTAGATCAATATGAGCCTGGTGTAACGGTGGAAGTGCTTGACCGTGTATTTGGAGAGCTCAGAGAACACATTGTTCCGCTCGTAAAGAGTATTACAGAATCTCCCAATCAGCCTGAAACGGTTTTTTTATATGAGCCGATCTCAAAAGAAAAACAGCGTCAAATCTCTGAATTTTTCTTAAAAGAGCTTGGCTATGATTTTGAAGCAGGCCGTTTGGATGAAACGGTGCATCCATTTGCAATCAGCTTAAACCGCGGGGACGTAAGGGTTACAACGAAGTATGCAGAGAAAGATTTTCGCACCGCGTTATTTGGCACCATTCATGAGTGCGGGCATGCCATTTATGAGCAGAATATTTCTGAAAAACTTGAAGGCACGCTGCTGTGTGATGGAACTTCAATGGGAATACATGAATCACAATCTCTCTTCTATGAAAAATTTATCGGGAAAAATCCCGGCTTCTGGAAACGCTACTATGAAACATTAAAACAGCATGCAGCAGGTCAATTTGATGATGTCTCTTTAGATGATTTTTATAGAGGTGTAAACGAATCTAAACCATCACTGATTCGAATTGAAGCAGATGAGCTGACATATCCGCTTCATATCATGATCCGCTATGAAATTGAAAAAGGTCTGTTCAATGATGAAATTGAAGTTGAGGATCTTCCGCGTATATGGAATGAGAAATATGAGGAATACTTAGGGGTAACACCTTCAAATGACGGAGAAGGCGTTCTGCAGGATGTTCACTGGTCTGGCGGCATGTTCGGCTATTTCCCTTCATATGCATTGGGATATATGTATGCAGCCCAGTTTAAGAATGCAATGCTAAAAGACCTCCCGAATTTTGATGAGATTGTTGAAAATGGAGAATTCGGCACGATTAAAAACTGGCTGACTGAAAACATCCATCAATATGGAAAAATGAAACAGCCGCTTGACATCCTTCAGGATGTCACGGGTGAGGGCCTGAATGCCAAATATTTGATTGAGCATCTTGAAACGAAATATGCAAAGCTTTACCAATTAAAGGCCGCAAAATAA
- a CDS encoding VOC family protein, which yields MNQQKVMPFLMFTGKAEEAMNNYVSIFEGSEINSIHHHENGSVLHALFKLKGQEIRCIDSIVQHDFSFTPAISLFVVCDSEAEIEDAFEKLSKGGSVLMPLEASPVTEKFGWVQDQYGVSWQLSYK from the coding sequence ATGAATCAACAAAAAGTGATGCCGTTTCTTATGTTTACAGGAAAAGCTGAAGAAGCGATGAATAATTATGTATCTATTTTTGAAGGATCAGAAATTAACAGCATCCATCATCATGAAAACGGATCTGTTCTGCATGCTTTATTCAAATTAAAAGGGCAGGAAATCAGGTGTATCGATAGCATCGTTCAGCATGATTTTTCTTTTACACCGGCAATTTCCTTATTCGTTGTTTGTGACAGTGAAGCTGAAATTGAAGATGCCTTTGAAAAACTATCAAAAGGAGGCAGCGTATTAATGCCGCTTGAAGCCTCTCCAGTCACCGAGAAGTTTGGATGGGTACAAGATCAATATGGTGTTTCCTGGCAGCTGAGTTATAAATAA
- a CDS encoding xanthine phosphoribosyltransferase encodes MKLLQDKINMEGKVLSNQVLKVDSFLNHQIDAFLMKEVGKEFADRFKNDGITKIVTIESSGIAPSVMAALELNVPVVFARKRKSLTLTDQLLTATVYSFTKQEENTIAVSGEHLTSEDRVLVIDDFLANGQAALGLAKIVEQAGATLAGIGIVIEKSFQEGGKILREKGFRVESLARIKSLENHEVQFLEETEEAAV; translated from the coding sequence ATGAAGCTATTGCAGGATAAAATTAATATGGAGGGAAAAGTTCTTTCAAACCAAGTATTGAAAGTGGATTCCTTTTTGAACCATCAGATTGATGCATTCTTGATGAAAGAAGTTGGGAAAGAATTTGCAGATCGATTTAAAAATGATGGTATTACAAAAATCGTGACAATTGAATCTTCAGGAATTGCACCATCTGTTATGGCTGCACTTGAGCTGAACGTTCCTGTTGTGTTTGCCCGTAAAAGAAAGTCACTGACGCTTACAGATCAGCTTTTAACGGCAACTGTTTACTCTTTTACAAAACAAGAGGAAAATACCATTGCTGTATCAGGCGAGCATCTGACTTCCGAAGACCGTGTTTTAGTCATTGATGATTTCCTTGCAAATGGCCAAGCTGCACTTGGTCTTGCAAAAATAGTAGAACAAGCAGGTGCCACGCTTGCAGGAATCGGAATTGTAATTGAGAAATCCTTTCAAGAAGGCGGAAAAATTCTTCGCGAGAAAGGATTCCGCGTCGAATCACTTGCAAGAATAAAATCACTCGAAAATCATGAAGTTCAATTTCTTGAAGAAACGGAGGAGGCAGCGGTATGA
- a CDS encoding nucleobase:cation symporter-2 family protein, whose protein sequence is MNNGTFKVFSLGIQHVLAMYAGAIIVPLIVGGALGLTGEQLTYLVSIDIFMCGLATLLQVWKNKFFGIGLPVVLGCTFTAVGPMIAIGTEYGISSIYGAILASGLFVILISTVFGKLAKFFPPVVTGSVVTIIGITLIPVAMNNMAGGQGSPDFGSISNIGLAFGVLLFIILLYRFFTGFIRSISILIGLLAGTAAAAFMGKVDIQPVYEASWFQVGKPFYFGTPTFEIAPILTMILVAIVSMVESTGVYYALGDLTKQKITKEDLAKGYRAEGIAYLLGGIFNAFPYTAYSQNVGLISLSGVKSKNVIYTAAGMLMVLGLVPKIAAFTTIIPEAVLGGAMVAMFGMVIAYGIKMLSQVEFASQENLLIIACSVGMGLGVTAVPDMFANLPESIKILTNNGIVAGSLTAILLNILFNVVRKEKNSGIVALNEKHAS, encoded by the coding sequence ATGAATAACGGTACTTTCAAGGTTTTTTCATTAGGGATTCAGCATGTTCTGGCGATGTATGCAGGTGCCATCATCGTGCCGCTTATCGTAGGGGGAGCACTGGGACTTACAGGAGAACAGCTTACCTACCTTGTATCGATTGATATTTTCATGTGCGGACTGGCTACTCTTCTTCAAGTATGGAAGAATAAATTCTTTGGAATTGGTTTGCCGGTCGTACTCGGGTGTACGTTTACAGCTGTGGGACCAATGATTGCGATTGGAACGGAGTACGGCATATCTTCTATCTACGGAGCGATTCTTGCTTCTGGACTTTTTGTCATATTAATTTCAACTGTTTTTGGCAAGCTCGCGAAATTTTTTCCGCCTGTCGTAACAGGATCGGTTGTAACGATTATTGGGATCACTCTTATTCCTGTTGCCATGAACAATATGGCAGGAGGGCAGGGATCGCCTGATTTTGGTTCGATTTCAAATATAGGACTTGCATTTGGTGTATTACTTTTCATCATTCTCCTCTATCGTTTTTTCACAGGATTTATTCGCTCAATTTCCATATTGATCGGCCTTCTTGCGGGAACAGCAGCTGCTGCCTTTATGGGAAAAGTAGATATTCAGCCAGTGTATGAAGCAAGCTGGTTTCAAGTTGGGAAACCGTTTTACTTTGGAACGCCTACGTTTGAAATTGCACCGATATTAACCATGATTTTAGTTGCAATTGTCAGTATGGTTGAATCAACAGGTGTCTATTATGCTTTAGGGGATCTTACAAAACAGAAAATTACAAAAGAGGATCTTGCTAAAGGATATCGCGCAGAGGGTATTGCCTATTTATTAGGGGGCATATTTAACGCCTTTCCATACACAGCCTACTCTCAAAATGTCGGATTAATTTCCCTTTCAGGTGTTAAATCTAAAAATGTCATTTACACAGCAGCTGGTATGTTGATGGTTCTGGGTTTGGTTCCAAAGATTGCGGCATTTACGACAATCATTCCTGAAGCCGTACTTGGAGGTGCAATGGTTGCCATGTTTGGAATGGTCATTGCCTATGGAATCAAGATGCTCAGTCAAGTGGAATTTGCTTCACAGGAAAATCTGCTGATAATTGCCTGCTCCGTTGGAATGGGTCTTGGCGTTACAGCTGTGCCGGATATGTTTGCAAATCTTCCTGAATCCATTAAAATTTTGACGAATAATGGAATTGTAGCTGGAAGTTTAACAGCCATTCTATTAAATATTCTTTTTAATGTCGTGCGAAAAGAAAAGAACAGCGGAATCGTTGCATTAAATGAAAAACATGCTTCCTAA
- a CDS encoding DUF3219 family protein, translating to MTYSVFLNQTEIKPYFLKEELAENGAQRVTMDFKVHSENYHDITTLLYNQTFDVDIPDRNLSFKGTITNYTASLTNLYEKDATGDFHLELLEISLKKP from the coding sequence ATGACTTATTCGGTTTTCTTAAATCAAACTGAGATCAAACCCTATTTTTTAAAAGAAGAGCTTGCCGAAAACGGTGCACAGAGAGTAACAATGGATTTTAAAGTTCACTCTGAAAACTATCATGACATTACGACACTATTATATAATCAGACATTTGATGTGGATATTCCTGATCGAAATCTTTCTTTTAAAGGAACCATCACTAATTACACGGCATCGCTGACAAATTTATATGAAAAAGATGCAACAGGTGACTTTCATCTCGAGCTGCTGGAGATTTCATTAAAAAAGCCCTAA
- a CDS encoding L,D-transpeptidase family protein — protein sequence MKKILVIFTLALIMFFGAGISKSYAAGNDFIIINKSKNQLAYYQNSKLKSVFRVATGRQPSYTPEGKFKIVSKIVNRPYYKKGIPGGDPRNPLGNRWLGINARGTWGTTYAIHGNNNPSSIGQYISDGCIRMYDNEVEWLYSQVKMNTPVIITTSGKTFDSIALSNGYKVSGSKAVPSKPAASSGQTLKKGSRGSEVKQLQQLLTSKGFNTKGIDGIFGNNTDKAVRSFQKSKKLVVDGIVGPMTKKALSMY from the coding sequence ATGAAAAAAATACTGGTTATTTTCACCTTGGCGCTGATCATGTTTTTTGGCGCGGGAATCAGCAAAAGCTATGCAGCTGGAAATGATTTTATCATCATCAACAAATCAAAAAATCAGCTTGCCTACTATCAAAACAGCAAATTAAAAAGCGTATTCAGAGTAGCTACAGGCAGGCAGCCTTCCTACACCCCGGAAGGAAAGTTTAAAATTGTCAGCAAAATTGTCAACAGACCTTATTACAAAAAAGGCATTCCAGGAGGCGATCCCCGCAATCCGCTGGGCAACCGCTGGCTTGGAATCAATGCCAGAGGAACTTGGGGCACTACTTATGCTATTCACGGCAATAACAATCCAAGTTCAATCGGACAATACATCAGTGATGGATGCATCCGTATGTATGACAACGAAGTTGAATGGCTTTACAGCCAGGTGAAAATGAACACACCTGTTATTATTACCACTTCAGGCAAAACATTCGATTCAATTGCGCTTTCAAATGGCTACAAAGTCAGCGGAAGCAAAGCAGTCCCCTCTAAACCTGCTGCATCTTCCGGCCAAACTCTAAAAAAAGGCAGCCGGGGCAGCGAAGTAAAGCAGCTTCAGCAGCTGTTGACTTCAAAGGGCTTTAATACAAAGGGCATTGATGGAATTTTTGGAAACAATACTGATAAAGCGGTCAGATCATTCCAAAAGAGCAAAAAGCTTGTTGTTGATGGAATTGTCGGGCCTATGACTAAAAAAGCACTTAGTATGTATTAA
- a CDS encoding MtnX-like HAD-IB family phosphatase, which produces MKKWAFVSDFDGTISKKDFYHHVIENYFPEGEDLYKEWKAGQMLDIDFLSHVFTSIHEEEEQLIKSILTMPMDEHIGQFIKLVQKNGGDFFILSAGTDYYIRHILDDIGALDVEIFSNEGYYHGRNIHLKIDKEDWKYSERYGIDKSKVIIKLKEKYETVYFFGDSEPDSHPAAYADVTFAKDSLCGLLEEKGIKYVGVNTFKEVEAYLRQSGRLIL; this is translated from the coding sequence ATGAAAAAATGGGCTTTTGTATCTGATTTTGACGGAACTATATCCAAAAAAGATTTTTATCATCATGTCATAGAAAATTACTTTCCAGAGGGTGAGGATCTTTATAAAGAATGGAAGGCTGGACAGATGCTTGATATTGATTTTTTAAGCCATGTTTTCACCTCAATCCATGAAGAGGAAGAGCAACTGATAAAATCGATTCTGACAATGCCTATGGATGAGCATATTGGACAATTTATCAAGCTTGTTCAAAAAAACGGGGGAGATTTTTTCATTTTAAGTGCAGGTACAGATTACTACATACGGCATATTCTTGATGATATTGGTGCTCTGGATGTAGAAATTTTTTCGAATGAGGGATATTACCACGGCAGGAATATCCATTTGAAAATTGACAAAGAAGACTGGAAATATTCAGAGCGATACGGTATAGATAAATCGAAAGTGATTATAAAGCTTAAGGAAAAATACGAAACCGTTTATTTCTTTGGAGACAGCGAACCTGACTCTCACCCTGCTGCTTATGCGGATGTAACCTTTGCCAAGGATTCGCTTTGCGGGCTGTTAGAAGAAAAGGGAATTAAATACGTTGGCGTAAACACTTTTAAAGAAGTTGAAGCTTATTTGCGCCAATCTGGCAGACTTATACTTTGA
- a CDS encoding GNAT family N-acetyltransferase: MITQEIKTVFTAKNGEQVTLRPIREEDAEDIIQAVKSIIDSGTYIQKERPRTIQEEVDFISEMREKNNLYLGVELKGKIVGIARVIRGELEMKKHTGLFRTWLSDSAQGLGIGKELMSAALEWCRSNNLHKLCLTVFASNEIALKLYQKYGFVIEGIQRDQVILNGKYDDEVHMANFF, from the coding sequence ATGATTACTCAAGAGATAAAAACAGTATTTACAGCAAAGAACGGTGAACAGGTCACTTTGCGTCCGATAAGAGAAGAGGATGCGGAAGATATTATCCAGGCCGTAAAAAGCATTATTGATTCCGGGACGTACATACAAAAAGAACGGCCGAGGACTATTCAGGAAGAAGTGGACTTTATTTCCGAAATGAGAGAAAAAAACAACCTTTACTTAGGTGTGGAACTAAAAGGTAAAATTGTCGGCATTGCCAGAGTCATCCGCGGTGAACTGGAGATGAAAAAGCATACCGGACTTTTCAGGACATGGCTTTCAGATTCTGCTCAAGGACTTGGCATTGGCAAAGAACTGATGAGTGCTGCGCTTGAGTGGTGCAGATCAAATAATCTCCATAAACTTTGCTTAACCGTTTTTGCATCTAATGAGATTGCACTGAAGCTGTATCAAAAATATGGTTTTGTTATTGAAGGAATTCAGCGTGATCAGGTAATTCTAAACGGAAAGTATGATGATGAAGTTCATATGGCCAATTTTTTTTAG
- a CDS encoding type III polyketide synthase translates to MAYILSVGKSIPPNQMPQDATVEFAKELFEGTFKDINRLLPAFKNGDIESRQFVKNMDWYTSNHSFEDKNNTYIEAAVTLGTEAIVNCLTAKQFLKRDIGCEEIDAIFFISSTGISTPSIDAKIMNQLPFKDSTKRVPIWGLGCAGGASGLSRAHDYCKAYPLAKVIVVCVELCSLTFQHDDLSKSNFIGTSLFADGVACTLLAGEGIKIEELSSLKSIPKTLSTRSTFMKDSEDVMGWDIKNNGFYVIFSRDIPSIIKNWLKQTVEEYLQEENIPLQQIKHFLAHPGGKKVLQAYQSSLGFADEQLQVSKNVLKNHGNMSSATVMYVLEEYLNSRIAAESDLGIIAALGPGFCSELLLVEWKKAV, encoded by the coding sequence ATGGCATATATCTTGTCGGTAGGTAAAAGTATACCGCCGAATCAAATGCCGCAGGATGCGACCGTTGAATTCGCAAAGGAACTATTTGAAGGAACCTTTAAAGACATTAATAGACTGCTGCCTGCTTTTAAAAATGGAGACATTGAAAGCAGACAGTTCGTGAAAAATATGGACTGGTATACTTCTAATCATTCTTTTGAGGATAAAAATAATACGTATATTGAAGCAGCGGTTACACTTGGAACAGAAGCGATAGTCAACTGCTTAACTGCAAAACAATTTTTAAAAAGAGACATTGGCTGCGAAGAAATTGATGCGATATTCTTTATTTCAAGCACAGGCATTTCGACTCCGAGCATTGATGCTAAAATAATGAATCAATTGCCTTTTAAGGATTCAACAAAAAGGGTGCCCATCTGGGGCCTTGGCTGCGCAGGAGGAGCATCAGGTCTGTCCAGAGCTCATGACTACTGCAAAGCCTATCCGTTAGCTAAAGTAATTGTCGTTTGTGTGGAACTATGCAGCCTGACTTTTCAGCATGATGATTTATCGAAAAGCAACTTCATTGGCACATCTTTGTTTGCAGATGGTGTAGCATGTACGCTGCTTGCCGGAGAAGGAATTAAGATAGAAGAGCTCTCTTCGCTTAAATCAATCCCTAAAACACTCTCTACGCGCTCAACCTTTATGAAGGATTCTGAAGACGTCATGGGATGGGATATTAAAAATAATGGATTTTACGTCATTTTCTCCAGGGATATACCGAGCATTATTAAAAACTGGCTAAAACAGACGGTTGAAGAATACCTGCAAGAAGAAAACATTCCGCTTCAGCAAATTAAGCATTTTTTAGCACATCCGGGCGGGAAGAAAGTGCTTCAAGCCTATCAATCAAGCCTTGGATTTGCTGATGAACAGCTCCAGGTCTCCAAAAACGTTCTGAAGAATCATGGAAACATGTCATCTGCTACAGTTATGTACGTACTTGAAGAATACTTAAACAGCCGGATTGCTGCGGAATCGGATTTAGGCATAATCGCAGCCCTCGGGCCAGGATTTTGTTCAGAGCTTTTACTAGTTGAATGGAAGAAAGCTGTATGA
- a CDS encoding isoprenylcysteine carboxyl methyltransferase family protein, which translates to MFYLFLIIIIVQRVSELLIARRNEAHMKSMGGEEHCRDHYPLIVAVHLLFLLSFTLEVIVLNKEVSPLWMIILPIILITQVIRYWAVFSLGTFWNTKIIIVPDLEVVAKGPYRFMRHPNYLVVAVEILFLPIFFQAYATAILFTVLNAAILTIRIPAEEKALMQHTDYKKSFINKKRFIPGKEEP; encoded by the coding sequence ATTTTTTATCTCTTCCTTATCATTATCATTGTTCAAAGAGTCTCTGAATTATTAATTGCCAGGAGAAATGAAGCACACATGAAAAGCATGGGAGGAGAAGAGCACTGCAGGGATCATTATCCGCTGATTGTAGCCGTTCATCTGCTGTTTCTGCTTTCATTCACTCTAGAAGTAATTGTCTTAAATAAAGAAGTATCACCGCTTTGGATGATAATCCTGCCGATTATTTTAATCACTCAGGTAATCAGGTATTGGGCGGTCTTCAGTTTAGGGACGTTTTGGAATACAAAGATCATTATCGTCCCGGACCTTGAAGTCGTTGCAAAAGGTCCATACAGATTTATGAGGCATCCAAATTATTTAGTAGTGGCTGTTGAAATTCTTTTTCTGCCAATTTTTTTTCAAGCTTACGCTACTGCCATCCTATTCACCGTTCTCAATGCCGCGATTTTGACCATCCGGATTCCAGCAGAAGAAAAAGCACTAATGCAGCATACGGATTATAAGAAGTCGTTTATAAATAAAAAAAGGTTTATTCCTGGTAAAGAGGAGCCATGA
- a CDS encoding SgcJ/EcaC family oxidoreductase yields the protein MNLNTIHILYHQLIEAWNNRNAREMADLFAEQGEMIGFDGSLANGRSDIYGHLSPIFESHPTAPFITKVKNVQLLNSEAAILRAIAGMVPPGQTDLNPDVNTHQTLVAVKREDKWFIQLFQNTPAKFHGRPELTEQMTKELSQLIK from the coding sequence ATGAACTTGAATACGATACATATCCTTTATCATCAGCTTATAGAAGCTTGGAATAATCGCAATGCACGTGAAATGGCCGATCTTTTTGCAGAACAAGGAGAAATGATTGGATTTGACGGCAGCCTGGCAAATGGACGCAGCGATATTTACGGGCATCTCAGCCCTATTTTTGAAAGTCATCCAACTGCCCCCTTTATAACAAAAGTGAAAAATGTGCAGCTTCTCAATTCAGAAGCAGCCATTTTGCGCGCTATTGCAGGAATGGTTCCGCCCGGGCAGACAGATCTGAATCCGGATGTTAATACTCACCAGACGCTGGTCGCAGTAAAAAGAGAAGATAAATGGTTCATTCAGCTTTTTCAGAATACACCAGCAAAGTTTCACGGCAGACCAGAGCTGACAGAGCAAATGACAAAAGAGTTAAGTCAATTAATAAAATAA
- a CDS encoding FMN-dependent NADH-azoreductase has protein sequence MAKVLYITAHPHDDTASFSMAAGKAFLDTYKEVNSNDEVVHIDLYKENIPHIDADVFSGWGKLQTGKGFEELSAEEKAKVGRLSELSEQFVSADKYVFVTPLWNFSFPPVMKAYLDSVAVAGKTFKYTEQGPVGLLTDKKALHIQARGGIYSTGPAAEMEMGHRYLGIMMNFFGVPSFDGLFIEGHAAMPDKAQEIKEDGIARAKDLAHTF, from the coding sequence ATGGCAAAAGTTTTATACATTACAGCACATCCGCATGACGACACAGCTTCATTTAGTATGGCAGCAGGTAAAGCATTTTTAGATACTTATAAAGAAGTTAATTCAAATGATGAGGTCGTTCATATCGATCTTTATAAAGAGAACATTCCGCATATCGATGCTGATGTATTCAGCGGCTGGGGCAAACTTCAAACCGGTAAAGGCTTTGAGGAGCTTTCTGCAGAAGAAAAAGCAAAAGTAGGACGTCTGTCTGAACTGAGCGAACAATTTGTTTCAGCTGACAAATATGTTTTCGTAACACCGCTTTGGAACTTCTCATTCCCTCCGGTTATGAAAGCATATCTTGACTCAGTAGCTGTAGCAGGCAAAACGTTCAAATACACAGAGCAAGGCCCTGTTGGTTTATTAACAGACAAAAAAGCTCTTCACATCCAGGCTCGCGGCGGTATCTACTCAACTGGACCAGCAGCTGAAATGGAAATGGGACACCGTTACCTTGGAATCATGATGAATTTCTTCGGAGTTCCATCATTTGATGGCTTATTCATTGAAGGTCATGCAGCAATGCCTGATAAAGCACAAGAAATCAAAGAAGATGGTATTGCACGCGCTAAAGACTTGGCTCATACGTTTTAA
- a CDS encoding metal-dependent hydrolase, whose protein sequence is MNGTSHMAIGAGTGFIIASSMQTDLQTTLILSGLGGLAALMPDIDIDGKLSNRITFSHQFIRTLAQIIGFLMIMYSFFQGKGNEIWIGMGSGTAIIVLSAFFRQRHMLTMTGIGVLAGGLSLQESWIIMLGIFIVIASFVPHRSYTHSLAGLAFFAVIAFQFEQAIGVDAAFIVSTAGYASHLIADMKVLPFNRRGVKYFLPFSSKEF, encoded by the coding sequence ATGAACGGAACATCACATATGGCTATTGGGGCCGGAACAGGATTTATTATTGCAAGCTCCATGCAGACCGACCTGCAGACAACATTGATCTTATCAGGTCTTGGCGGACTGGCTGCACTTATGCCGGATATCGATATTGACGGAAAACTAAGTAATCGGATCACCTTTTCCCATCAGTTTATTCGCACACTTGCTCAAATTATTGGTTTCTTAATGATTATGTACAGTTTTTTTCAAGGGAAAGGAAATGAAATCTGGATTGGAATGGGTTCAGGCACTGCCATTATCGTTCTTTCTGCTTTTTTTAGGCAAAGACACATGCTGACAATGACAGGCATTGGGGTTCTTGCTGGGGGTCTTTCTTTACAGGAGAGCTGGATCATCATGCTGGGAATATTTATCGTGATTGCTTCCTTTGTGCCCCATAGAAGCTACACGCATTCTCTTGCAGGCCTTGCTTTTTTTGCAGTTATTGCGTTTCAATTTGAGCAGGCAATCGGGGTGGATGCTGCTTTTATTGTCAGCACAGCGGGGTATGCAAGTCATTTGATTGCAGATATGAAAGTTCTGCCATTTAATAGAAGAGGGGTTAAATACTTTTTGCCGTTTTCATCGAAAGAGTTTTAG
- a CDS encoding sporulation protein — protein MLFGKVLCKFGVGSAKIDLVLKGDTYCIGDMIKGEYIINGGVVEQRLKRVESDLVQATSDDDREIVIHTNTIFSSAVILAQEKKVMGFSFKLPSSLQPSDHRVSYKFITRLVFTDGISSVDHDEIIIQPD, from the coding sequence TTGTTGTTTGGAAAGGTATTGTGTAAATTTGGAGTTGGCTCTGCAAAAATTGATCTTGTTCTAAAGGGTGATACATACTGCATTGGCGATATGATCAAAGGCGAATATATTATTAATGGCGGTGTTGTTGAACAGCGATTAAAACGAGTTGAATCAGATCTTGTGCAGGCAACTTCAGATGATGACCGCGAAATAGTGATTCATACGAACACGATTTTCTCTTCAGCTGTGATTTTGGCGCAGGAAAAAAAAGTGATGGGCTTCTCTTTTAAACTTCCCTCTTCCCTTCAGCCATCTGATCACCGTGTATCTTATAAATTTATTACACGGCTGGTTTTTACAGACGGCATCAGCAGTGTGGATCATGATGAAATTATCATTCAGCCGGATTAA